The following are from one region of the Paraglaciecola sp. L1A13 genome:
- a CDS encoding DNA polymerase II, with the protein MGNTNRGFILTSDQRDIAGKSYLEFWLVSADGPIKVSTAAQQALFFISQQDVAQVQDILAQSNIPSTFKALSLRRFDQQSVCAVYFSRTQQAYAAKERLRVQGVECYEADIRLADRYLMERFIYASADIIGHKQAAGDFPSYTKSQLKPAQYTPIFSVLSIDIECSEHGELYSIGLVSADYQKVLMIGEAQEGPAWIEWLDDEKTLIKQFVHEVQRLDPDILIGWNVVNFDFRLLIERAQRYGLKLTLGRGNEAVYWRDAPNEVNQGYISMPGRVVIDGIDALKTATYQFSSFSLEFVAQTLLGKGKLSEDVDDRLAQIKYDFLHNKVKLAEYNLQDCQLVLDIFAKTKVLDFLTLRSQLTGLELNRVGGSVAAFINLYLPKLHRAGYISPNRPVDGGLASPGGYVMTSQPGLYRNVLVLDFKSLYPSIIRTFKIDPLGLVEGLRQPEEAIQGFKDALFSREQHFLPDIITSLWQQRDTAKRHHDGARSQAIKILMNSFYGVLGSGGCPFYDTRLASSITLRGHEIMQTTARWVEDLGYRVIYGDTDSIFVWLGDDIQAAQGHTVGTELQCEINRRWTRNITEQHQLESYLEIEFETQFSRFLMPTIRGSELGSKKRYAGLKLNKNNEDELIFKGLESVRSDWTDMAKAFQLALYQRVFADKDVKSYIREVVAQTRNGELDEQLVYHKRIRRPLSQYVKNIPPHVKAARLADEHNAQRNKPLRYQHKGQIAYVITLNGAQPIEYQSSALDYEHYIDKQIRPIAESILPFIGLSFSDITSAQLGLFE; encoded by the coding sequence ATGGGAAATACAAATCGAGGGTTTATTCTTACCTCGGATCAACGGGATATCGCGGGTAAAAGCTATCTAGAATTTTGGTTAGTGAGTGCTGACGGGCCAATCAAAGTCAGTACCGCTGCACAACAAGCGTTGTTTTTTATTAGTCAGCAAGACGTCGCCCAAGTGCAAGACATTTTGGCGCAAAGCAATATACCAAGCACATTTAAAGCCTTGTCGCTAAGGCGCTTCGATCAACAAAGCGTTTGCGCTGTCTATTTCTCGCGGACTCAGCAAGCCTACGCGGCAAAAGAACGCTTGCGGGTGCAGGGGGTAGAATGCTATGAAGCAGATATTCGCTTAGCTGATCGCTACCTTATGGAACGTTTTATATATGCCAGTGCAGATATCATTGGGCATAAGCAAGCGGCAGGCGATTTCCCTAGCTATACCAAAAGCCAGCTAAAGCCTGCACAGTACACACCTATTTTTTCTGTATTGTCGATTGATATCGAATGTAGCGAGCATGGGGAGCTATACTCCATAGGGTTGGTCAGCGCGGATTACCAAAAAGTATTGATGATCGGTGAAGCTCAAGAAGGACCCGCGTGGATTGAGTGGCTTGATGACGAAAAAACGCTTATTAAACAATTCGTTCATGAGGTGCAACGCTTAGACCCCGACATTTTGATTGGCTGGAACGTGGTGAATTTTGACTTTCGCTTGCTGATAGAACGAGCCCAGCGTTACGGTTTAAAGCTCACTTTAGGGCGCGGTAACGAAGCGGTTTATTGGCGTGATGCCCCTAATGAAGTGAATCAAGGGTATATCAGTATGCCGGGTCGTGTGGTAATCGATGGTATTGATGCGCTTAAAACCGCTACCTATCAATTTAGCAGCTTTAGCTTAGAGTTTGTTGCTCAAACCTTGCTGGGTAAAGGCAAGTTGAGTGAAGATGTGGATGACCGTTTAGCACAAATTAAATATGACTTTTTACATAACAAAGTCAAATTAGCGGAATACAACTTACAAGACTGTCAGTTGGTTTTAGATATTTTTGCTAAAACCAAAGTATTGGACTTTCTTACGCTACGCAGCCAATTGACGGGTTTAGAATTAAATCGAGTCGGAGGCTCGGTAGCTGCGTTTATAAACTTGTACTTACCTAAATTACACCGTGCGGGGTATATATCACCTAACCGACCAGTCGACGGTGGTCTAGCCAGTCCTGGCGGCTACGTTATGACCTCGCAGCCCGGCTTATATCGCAATGTACTGGTGCTGGACTTTAAAAGCCTGTATCCATCAATTATTCGCACCTTCAAGATTGACCCATTAGGGTTAGTGGAAGGGTTACGCCAACCAGAAGAAGCAATTCAAGGCTTCAAAGATGCGCTTTTTAGCCGCGAACAGCACTTTCTACCTGATATTATTACTTCGCTGTGGCAACAACGTGATACTGCAAAGCGTCACCATGATGGAGCGCGTTCCCAAGCCATTAAGATTTTAATGAATTCATTTTATGGGGTGTTAGGTTCAGGTGGTTGCCCATTTTACGATACTCGGCTGGCTAGCTCTATCACACTGCGCGGTCATGAAATCATGCAAACCACAGCTCGTTGGGTTGAAGATCTCGGCTATCGCGTTATTTATGGTGATACCGATTCCATATTTGTATGGTTAGGTGACGATATACAGGCCGCGCAAGGGCACACCGTGGGCACAGAATTACAATGTGAAATTAATCGACGTTGGACGCGAAATATCACTGAGCAGCATCAGCTAGAAAGTTACCTCGAAATCGAGTTTGAGACCCAGTTTAGTCGCTTTTTAATGCCGACAATTCGAGGATCTGAACTGGGTAGTAAAAAACGCTATGCGGGACTCAAACTGAATAAGAACAATGAAGATGAGCTTATATTTAAAGGTTTAGAGTCGGTACGATCCGACTGGACCGATATGGCCAAGGCATTTCAATTGGCGCTGTATCAAAGGGTGTTTGCCGATAAAGATGTAAAATCTTACATTAGAGAAGTCGTCGCGCAAACACGCAATGGAGAGCTTGATGAGCAATTGGTATATCATAAACGTATAAGACGCCCCTTATCGCAATACGTCAAAAATATACCACCTCATGTTAAGGCTGCGAGATTGGCGGATGAACATAATGCACAACGCAATAAACCACTTCGCTATCAGCACAAAGGGCAAATAGCGTATGTTATTACTTTAAATGGCGCACAACCTATTGAATATCAAAGCAGTGCGTTAGACTATGAACATTATATTGATAAGCAAATAAGACCTATTGCTGAGAGTATTTTACCATTTATCGGGCTATCATTTAGCGACATAACCAGTGCTCAACTCGGATTATTTGAGTAA